From Geotalea uraniireducens Rf4:
GTTTTCCAGGTAGCGGCCGCTCGATGCGGCGCATTTGTCGTTCATGACGAAGTCGGCGAGCCTGCCCCCCTTGACCAGCGCCACCTTGGTGTCCTGTCCCCCCATGTCGAGCAGGGTGAAATTTTTCAGGCCGGTCTGCATGATGGCGCCGGACACGTGGGCCCTGATCTCGGAAATTACCAGGGCGCCGCGCATGGAGATGGTGTTGCGTCCGTAACCGGTTACTATTACGGATGCCGCAGAGAGTTCCTCTTCAGAGAACAGCCCGCTTCCCGCCAGGTCGAGCAGCAGGTCATCACCATCGACCCTGCCGAAACGCTTGTAAAAGGTGACGGTATCGTAATCGGCCAGCCTGCTTATGGCCCCATTGGCGAGGAGGGCGAACTTCGCCTTCCTGCTCCCCAGGTCGATGCCTATTTTCATGGTCATATCATTCACCATCAACCAGCAACCGCTTTTCCCCGAGCATTTCCACGAATCCCTCGATCCTGATCTTCGTTCTCGCGTCCAGACGGGATGGCTTGTCCCCTTCCAGGGTCAGGATGGGGAGGTCGAGCTTGCGGCGGATGACCATGTCCTCTATCTGTCTGAAGCAGAACGACTGGACATAGTGAATGACCCCGTCGATGTTCCTCCTGTCGATTTCCATGCTGATGTCTGCGAGGCGATGAAAGATGTCGTAAGGGTAGGTGTAGCTGCGGTACTGCTCCACCAGGTCGAGCGTTTCGTACGGCATGGCAAACTGGCGCTGGGTTTCGTTGAAGACCACCCGGGCGCCGAGCGATTCCAGGAATGGGTAGAGCCCGGAAAAAATGGGGGGAACGCCGAGGTAGGCGATTCTTACCCGGTCGCTGAACGGTTTGCGGGCGACTGCCTGCTCCAGGAAGGCGTCGATTTCCGCCTCGAAGCGGTCGGGATCGCCGTTCATGTCCGATGCCGAGACTTGGAAATAGTGGTTCTCTTCCCCTGATACCCTGTTCTCCTGCCAGGTGAGCCTGTCGATCTCCCTGATCTTGCGGCGGATGCGGTCCAGTCGCTCTTTTGCAGCATTCACTTCCTGCCATCCAACCCCGAAATGGCCCATCAATTTCTCGATCTCTGCCTTAAGGCTTTGCGGGTCGCGGTCAAGGGGGTAGGCAAAAGGGATGACCGTTATCCCCCCCATGGATAGGACTTCCATGAGCGCCTTGGTGTAGCTGCAATCCCCTTCGGTAACGGCGATCATCTCTCTTATGCCGCTTTCCCTCACGGCGGCGTAAATCCCCTTGATCCAGCCGCAGACGTTGCGGGGGAAACCGTCCACTTCGGCATCTTCAATGAATTGCTGGCTTTTGTCGCTGGTAATGAAGATGTTGTTCAGGTCTGCCGGGGTCTTCCCCGCCGCGATCAGAATCTCGATGGGTATGGTTGTGGTGAAGCCGATTCGGGACAATGGGGGCTACTCCGATTTGATGAAGATAAAGTAGATCAGGGCGCCGCCGATCGCCAGTCCGCCGAAGGCGAAGGGGAGTGTCGAACCGAGGGTAATCTCGCTTTCACCCTCGGCCGGCAGGGTGAAGCGGATCAGCAGCATGATGGCGATGGCGGAAAAGAGGAAGCCTAGGACGAACTTGGAGCGCTTGACTATCGCATAAAAAGCGATGACCAGGAAAATGCCGATGATCCAGGGACTCTCCATGGCGCTTTTCATGGTGACGTTTCTCATGAAATTGACGATATTTCCGGTCTCAAACGGGGAGAGGGTCTCGACAGTCTTATTGAGCAGTTCCTGCTTTTTCATGACCTCTCCACTGATGTAGAAATGAGCAATACATAGCAGATTTTGCCGATAAATTAAAGTTTTATTGTCGGGGTGATGGCGGACCAAATGCCTTGACAAGGGTGTACGGCATAAAATAGTATAAAACATTTGCAGTAAAGATCACAATGCATTGTTTGCAGGGAGAAAATCAGTTGGCCTGGAAAGCTATCGGCATATTCGATTCGGGGGTTGGCGGACTCACCGTTTTGAAGGAGATCATCAAGACGCTACCGCAGGAAGACACCATTTACCTGGGGGACACGGCGCGAGTCCCTTACGGCAGCAAGTCGCCCGAAACGGTCACCCGCTATTCCCGGCAGATTACCTCATTCCTGGTGCAGCGGGATATCAAAATGCTGGTGGTGGCATGCAATACCGCTTCTGCCGTTTCCCTTGCCGCCCTCAAAAAGGAGTTCCCCATCCCCATCGTCGGGGTTATCGAGCCGGGCGCCCGCCGTGCGGCTTCCGTGACCAGGAGCGGCAAGGTTGGTGTGATCGGCACTGCGGGAACCATCAAAAGCAGTGCCTATGCCAAGGCAATCAAGCGCATCAACCCGGAGATCGAGGTGGTTACCCGTGCCTGCCCGCTTTTCGTGCCGCTGGCCGAAGAGGGATGGGTCGATAACGAAGTTGCGAGGCTGACGGCGCAGGCTTACCTTCAGGGGGTGAAGGAGGAGGGGGTTGATACCCTGGTGCTCGGTTGTACCCATTACCCGATACTCAAGGGGATCATTGCCGAGGTGATGGGAGGAGGGGTGACACTGGTGGATTCCGCCGAGGAAACCGCGTTTACCGTGGCGGAAATCCTCCGCGGCAAGGCGCTGTTGCGACCGTCATCGGAGAAGGGGAATCATCATTTTTTCGTTACCGATGTGCCGGCCGGTTTTATCCGGGTCGGCAATCGATTTCTGGGTGGACGCCTCGGCGATGTTTACCAGGTGAGTCTCGATGAGGAAGGAAAGGAAGAGGAGCCGGCTGGTGAAGAAATATAGCCGTTCCCGCAAGGGAAAGGGATTACTCTTTGTTGCGTTTATCATTTTCGCGGCTATTGTCGGCGCACTTGTGCTGAAAAAGTACGATGTAAGCAGCCTTAAGCCGCAGACCCCACCGCCGGTAGAACAAGCGGGGACGGTCCTCGTCACGCTCTTTTTTGCCGATCAGAGCGGTGACGGACTGGTGCGCGAGGGGCGTGAAATAGACGCAAGCGCAGATCTCACGGAATCGGTCGAATCTGTTGTTGATGAGTTGATAAGCGGACCGGTGGGAGACCACGCGCCGGTGTTGCCCTACAATACCCAGATACTCAAGGTGCAGGTGCAGGGCGATCTGGCGTTCGTCGATTTCGGCAGGGAGCTGGTGGACGGGCTGCCGGCCGGCAGTTCTGCGGAAATGACGGCAGTCTATGCGGTGGTCGACACCATTGCGGTTAATTTCCCCCAGATAAAAAAGGTTCAGATTACGGTGGACGGCGAGAACGTGGCGACCCTGAAGGGGCATCTGGATCTGCGCCAACCCCTTGCCCCCGACTTCACGCTGGAAAAAAGACCGTGACGGCGAACTTTGCCGGGGCGTTGAGAATGATATCATCCGAAAGAGGGCCCATCCAATGAAACAACCATTTTTGCAGGCAATGAAAGAGCGGGTGCTGGTGCTCGACGGGGCAATGGGGACCATGCTCCAGGAGCGCGGGCTCAAGCCGGGACAGTCACCGGAGGAGTTGAACCTCACCATGCCGGATGTGGTGGCAGGGGTGCACCGCGAGTACATCGAAGCGGGGGCGGATATCATCGTTACCAACACCTTCGGCGGCAACCGGGCAAAGCTTGCCCATCACGGTCTGGCAGCCAAGGTCCGGGAGATAAATGCCCGGGCGGTTGAGATTGCGCGGAAGGTCGCTGGAGAACATGCTTACGTGGCGGCCTCCATCGCCCCCACCGGCAGGTTTGTCGAACCGGTGGGAGATGCCTCTTTCGACGAGATGTGCGACATCTTCCGGGAGCAGGCCCAGGCCCTTATCGACGCAGGGGTAGACGCCATCAGTTTCGAGACGTTTCTGGACATTAAGGAAATCAGGGCGGGTATCATAGCTGTACGGGAAATTGCTCCCGCGATTCCGATTATCGCCATGCTCACCTTCGACGACAAGGGGCGAAGCGTTCTCGGCACACCACCTGAGTCCGCCGCCATCACCCTGGAGGCGGTAGGGGCTGATATCGTCGGCTCCAACTGCGGTCTCGGCGTGGAAGGCATCTATGAAATCCTTTCCGCCATGCGCCGTGTTACCAGGCTTCCGCTCATTTCCCAGGCAAATGCCGGCCTACCGGTTTTGAAGGACGGGAAGACGATTTTTCCCGCCACGCCTGCTGAGATGACCGCCTACCATGACCGGATGCTTGAGCTCGGCGTGCGCATCATCGGCGGCTGCTGCGGCACCACGCCGGCCCACATCCGCGCGATCAAGGCTGCTCTGGCGGAAAAGGACCAGTCAGTACGAGCCGGCGGACCTGCAGAGGGGATCACCTGGCTTTCCAGCCGCGGCGGTTTTACCGCTTTGGGGAAGGGGCGGCCGGTTGCCGTTATCGGCGAGCGGATCAATCCCACCGGGAAAAAGGGCTTTGCCGCCGAACTGCGCGAGGGGAAGGTCTCCTATATCCGTCGAGAAGCCCTCGATCAGGTGGCTGCCGGCGCGACCCTGCTGGATGTAAATGTCGGAGCGCCCGGTATTGACGAGCCTGCGGCCATGGAACGGGCGGTTTTCTGTGCCGGCAGCGCGGTGTCGGTGCCGCTGGTTCTCGATTCGTCCAGCCCCGAAGCTCTGGAGCGCGGTCTTAAGGCCGCGGACGGCAAGGTCCTCATAAATTCGGTGAACGGCGAGGAGAAGAGCCTTGCCCGTGTCCTGCCGCTGGCGAAAAAGTACGGTGCAGCGGTAATCGGTCTCACCCTGGACGAGAAAGGCATACCCGAAACCGCCGAGGAAAGAACCGCCGTGGCGCAGAAGATTGCCGAAAGGGCCTTGTCTCTCGGCATAAGCCGGAAAAATGTGGTGATAGACTGCCTTACCCTGGCTGTCAGTGCCGAGCAGAAACGGGCCATGGAAACCCTCAGCGCCATACGCCTGGTCAAGGGGCGTCTCGGCTTGAACACGGTTCTGGGCGTGAGCAATATTTCTTTCGGCCTCCCCTGCCGCCCGCTCATCTCCTCGGCCTTTTTTGCAATGGCCATGGAGGCGGGGCTGGACGCGGCAATCGTAAATCCGAAGGAACAGGCCATGATGGATGTCTGG
This genomic window contains:
- a CDS encoding GerMN domain-containing protein, whose translation is MKKYSRSRKGKGLLFVAFIIFAAIVGALVLKKYDVSSLKPQTPPPVEQAGTVLVTLFFADQSGDGLVREGREIDASADLTESVESVVDELISGPVGDHAPVLPYNTQILKVQVQGDLAFVDFGRELVDGLPAGSSAEMTAVYAVVDTIAVNFPQIKKVQITVDGENVATLKGHLDLRQPLAPDFTLEKRP
- a CDS encoding acyl-CoA dehydratase activase, with product MKIGIDLGSRKAKFALLANGAISRLADYDTVTFYKRFGRVDGDDLLLDLAGSGLFSEEELSAASVIVTGYGRNTISMRGALVISEIRAHVSGAIMQTGLKNFTLLDMGGQDTKVALVKGGRLADFVMNDKCAASSGRYLENMASILEVSLDELSSHWEEPVTLDATCGIFGESELIGQILRGYPVGRLCAGVNQTLVKRVMPMLKRFPGEKLVLTGGVALNKALVRLLEMETGMTVTVPEHPQHNGAIGCAFLG
- a CDS encoding 2-hydroxyacyl-CoA dehydratase family protein, producing the protein MSRIGFTTTIPIEILIAAGKTPADLNNIFITSDKSQQFIEDAEVDGFPRNVCGWIKGIYAAVRESGIREMIAVTEGDCSYTKALMEVLSMGGITVIPFAYPLDRDPQSLKAEIEKLMGHFGVGWQEVNAAKERLDRIRRKIREIDRLTWQENRVSGEENHYFQVSASDMNGDPDRFEAEIDAFLEQAVARKPFSDRVRIAYLGVPPIFSGLYPFLESLGARVVFNETQRQFAMPYETLDLVEQYRSYTYPYDIFHRLADISMEIDRRNIDGVIHYVQSFCFRQIEDMVIRRKLDLPILTLEGDKPSRLDARTKIRIEGFVEMLGEKRLLVDGE
- a CDS encoding homocysteine S-methyltransferase family protein, which translates into the protein MKQPFLQAMKERVLVLDGAMGTMLQERGLKPGQSPEELNLTMPDVVAGVHREYIEAGADIIVTNTFGGNRAKLAHHGLAAKVREINARAVEIARKVAGEHAYVAASIAPTGRFVEPVGDASFDEMCDIFREQAQALIDAGVDAISFETFLDIKEIRAGIIAVREIAPAIPIIAMLTFDDKGRSVLGTPPESAAITLEAVGADIVGSNCGLGVEGIYEILSAMRRVTRLPLISQANAGLPVLKDGKTIFPATPAEMTAYHDRMLELGVRIIGGCCGTTPAHIRAIKAALAEKDQSVRAGGPAEGITWLSSRGGFTALGKGRPVAVIGERINPTGKKGFAAELREGKVSYIRREALDQVAAGATLLDVNVGAPGIDEPAAMERAVFCAGSAVSVPLVLDSSSPEALERGLKAADGKVLINSVNGEEKSLARVLPLAKKYGAAVIGLTLDEKGIPETAEERTAVAQKIAERALSLGISRKNVVIDCLTLAVSAEQKRAMETLSAIRLVKGRLGLNTVLGVSNISFGLPCRPLISSAFFAMAMEAGLDAAIVNPKEQAMMDVWRSVMVLLNRDPNAAAYIDAYKGAVATLAGTQVQEPPQDIKGRLAKAVIDGDVENIVALVETAFAEGLSPLDISNGGLLPGLEEVGRRFEKNIVFLPQVMLSAETMKTAFARLKQEMKGMSLESQGKILMATVEGDIHDIGKNIVCTLLENHGFEVIDLGKNVPAARIIAEAKAHDVDAVGLSALMTTTMSEMENVVRQLKAAGVKTFTMVGGAVLTQEYATEIGADLYAKDAMEAVARIKAILGK
- the murI gene encoding glutamate racemase, whose protein sequence is MAWKAIGIFDSGVGGLTVLKEIIKTLPQEDTIYLGDTARVPYGSKSPETVTRYSRQITSFLVQRDIKMLVVACNTASAVSLAALKKEFPIPIVGVIEPGARRAASVTRSGKVGVIGTAGTIKSSAYAKAIKRINPEIEVVTRACPLFVPLAEEGWVDNEVARLTAQAYLQGVKEEGVDTLVLGCTHYPILKGIIAEVMGGGVTLVDSAEETAFTVAEILRGKALLRPSSEKGNHHFFVTDVPAGFIRVGNRFLGGRLGDVYQVSLDEEGKEEEPAGEEI